Proteins encoded together in one Colius striatus isolate bColStr4 chromosome 3, bColStr4.1.hap1, whole genome shotgun sequence window:
- the E4F1 gene encoding transcription factor E4F1 isoform X1 → MEAAMATSAGPAGLTAAAAEERGGAAAAGSSPAAPPAGPAAFLSLPAPFSEEDEDDVHKCGRCQSEFTSLEEFVQHKLQKVCQRVPEALAAASAGLLTQEVQKQVVPSVEESITVAHIVVEASSIAEEIGNASALVGSGHIKEVIVAGDHVFENPNGHIDGEVAEEQGSPDDQEQDISTELIKVKLLVNKEGRYVCELCQKTFKTASILKAHMITHSSRKDYECKLCGTSFRTKGSLIRHHRRHTDERPYKCKKCGKSFRESGALTRHLKSLTPCTEKIRFNVNKEIVVNKDGLATGSGGSNTDAVSPIAGESIEASPVIHLVTDAKGNVLHEVHVQMQELPVVDAKSLDQDQSHPEELPCEGEVNSENLLRQAMRNSGIVIERVALEEMQKPEEPAVAAVAATEELENAAVEAEEEPCGEQCVEVEQVESTDAERTNGYKSFICPHCNEAFGEAASLETHVKGHLDYKPFKCEECGKEFTKGYLLKKHQEVHVNERRFRCGECGKLYKTIAHVKGHRRVHSDERPYSCPKCGKRYKTKNAQQVHFRTHLEDKPFVCQYCSRGFREKGSLVRHIRHHTGEKPFKCYKCGRGFAEHGTLNRHLKTKGGCLLALKEVEEVIMSEESQSADNLAATVISEDPHTVLVEFSSVVADTQEYIIETATEDMETSEATEIIEGTRHEVDSHIMKVVQQIVNQTNSGHQIIVQNVTVAENSEVSADAADTITIATPESLTEQVAMTLASAIGEGAVLTAEGSIQTEEGTVTMVASEDIEIMEHAGEFVIASQEGEVEVQTVII, encoded by the exons ATGGAGGCCGCGATGGCAACGagcgcggggccggcggggctTACGGCAGCCGCGGCCGaggagcgcggcggggcggcggccgcgggttccagccccgccgcgccgcccgccggccccgccgccttCCTCAGCCTGCCGGCGCCCTTCAGCGAGGAAG ATGAGGACGATGTGCACAAGTGTGGCCGCTGCCAGTCGGAGTTCACCTCCTTGGAAGAGTTCGTGCAACACAAATTACAAAAGGTCTGCCAGCGTGTGCCAGAAGCTCTTGCTGCTGCATCAGCAGGTCTCCTCACCCAAGAAGTACAAAAG CAGGTTGTTCCATCTGTTGAGGAGTCGATAACTGTTGCTCATATAGTTGTTGAGGCGTCTTCAATAGCAGAGGAAATTGGCAACGCATCTGCTCTAGTGG GCAGTGGGCACATCAAAGAAGTCATAGTTGCAGGAGACCACGTGTTTGAAAACCCAAATGGTCACATCGATGGGGAGGTTGCTGAAGAGCAAGGCAGCCCCGATGATCAGGAGCAGGATATTTCCACGGAGCTGATTAAGGTTAAGCTGCTGGTTAACAAGGAAGGGCGATACGTGTGCGAGTTATGCCAGAAGACATTTAAAACT GCCAGCATCCTCAAAGCTCACATGATCACTCACAGCAGTAGAAAGGACTATGAATGTAAACTCTGTGGAACGTCCTTCAGGACAAAGGGGTCTCTGATTCGACACCATCGGCGTCACACTG ATGAAAGACCTTACAAATGCAAGAAATGTGGGAAAAGCTTCCGGGAATCCGGAGCTTTGACTCGGCACCTGAAGTCTCTGACCCCTTGCACCGAAAAAATTCGCTTCAATGTGAACAAAGAAATAGTGGTCAATAAGGATGGTCTGGCAACAG GATCTGGTGGTTCAAACACAGATGCCGTTTCGCCAATAGCAGGTGAATCCATTGAGGCCTCACCCGTCATTCATCTGGTGACAGATGCAAAAGGCAACGTCCTTCACGAAGTCCATGTCCAAATGCAGGAACTTCCTGTTGTAGATGCGAAATCCCTGGACCAAGAT CAGTCGCATCCCGAGGAGCTGCCATGTGAGGGGGAGGTGAACAGTGAGAACCTGCTGAGGCAGGCCATGAGGAATTCAGGTATTGTGATAGAGAGAGTTGCTCTGGAGGAGATGCAGAAGCCTGAGGAGCCTGCTGTAGCTGCTGTAGCTGCTACAGAAGAACTAGAAAACGCAGCGGTGGAAGCAGAAGAGGAGCCGTGTGGGGAGCAGTGTGTTGAAGTGGAACAAGTGGAGTCT aCAGATGCAGAAAGAACAAATGGGTACAAAAGTTTCATTTGTCCTCACTGTAATGAAGCCTTTGGTGAAGCTGCTTCCCTTGAAACTCACGTCAAAGGTCATTTAG attACAAGCCTTTTAAGTGTGAGGAGTGTGGCAAAGAGTTCACAAAGGGCTATTTACTAAAAAAGCATCAAGAAGTGCATGTGAATGAGCGGCGTTTCCGCTGCGGGGAGTGTGGGAAGCTCTACAAGACCATCGCCCACGTGAAGGGGCATCGAAGGGTGCATTCTGACGAGCGGCCCTATTCCTGCCCCAAGTGTGGCAAGCGGTACAAGACAAAG AATGCCCAGCAGGTTCATTTCCGCACACACTTGGAGGACAAGCCCTTTGTGTGTCAGTACTGCAGCCGGGGCTTTCGGGAGAAGGGCTCCCTGGTCCGCCACATCCGCCACCACACTGGAGAAAAGCCTTTCAAGTGCTACAAGTGCGGACGAGGGTTTGCAGAGCATGGCACTCTCAACAGGCACTTAAAAACCAAAG GTGGCTGCCTCCTTGCTTTGAAAGAGGTGGAAGAAGTGATAATGTCTGAGGAAAGCCAGTCAGCTGATAACTTAGCTGCCACAGTCATTTCTGAAGATCCTCACACTGTCTTGGTAGAGTTTTCTTCAGTGGTGGCAGATACTCAGGAATACATCATTGAG ACTGCTACTGAAGACATGGAGACCAGTGAAGCTACCGAAATAATAGAGGGAACGAGACATGAG GTCGACAGCCACATCATGAAGGTTGTGCAACAAATAGTTAATCAGACAAACTCTGGCCACCAGATCATTGTACAGAACGTCACAGTGGCAGAAAACTCGGAAGTGAGCGCGGATGCCGCAGACACCATCACCATCGCGACCCCCGAGAGCCTGACGGAGCAGGTGGCCATGACGCTGGCCTCTGCCATCGGGGAGGGAGCAGTGCTGACTGCCGAGGGCAGCATCCAGACAGAGGAGGGGACCGTCACCATGGTGGCATCTGAGGACATCGAGATCATGGAACACGCAGGAGAGTTTGTGATTGCCTCCCAGGAGGGGGAGGTGGAAGTCCAGACTGTGATCATCTAA
- the E4F1 gene encoding transcription factor E4F1 isoform X2 gives MEAAMATSAGPAGLTAAAAEERGGAAAAGSSPAAPPAGPAAFLSLPAPFSEEDEDDVHKCGRCQSEFTSLEEFVQHKLQKVCQRVPEALAAASAGLLTQEVQKVVPSVEESITVAHIVVEASSIAEEIGNASALVGSGHIKEVIVAGDHVFENPNGHIDGEVAEEQGSPDDQEQDISTELIKVKLLVNKEGRYVCELCQKTFKTASILKAHMITHSSRKDYECKLCGTSFRTKGSLIRHHRRHTDERPYKCKKCGKSFRESGALTRHLKSLTPCTEKIRFNVNKEIVVNKDGLATGSGGSNTDAVSPIAGESIEASPVIHLVTDAKGNVLHEVHVQMQELPVVDAKSLDQDQSHPEELPCEGEVNSENLLRQAMRNSGIVIERVALEEMQKPEEPAVAAVAATEELENAAVEAEEEPCGEQCVEVEQVESTDAERTNGYKSFICPHCNEAFGEAASLETHVKGHLDYKPFKCEECGKEFTKGYLLKKHQEVHVNERRFRCGECGKLYKTIAHVKGHRRVHSDERPYSCPKCGKRYKTKNAQQVHFRTHLEDKPFVCQYCSRGFREKGSLVRHIRHHTGEKPFKCYKCGRGFAEHGTLNRHLKTKGGCLLALKEVEEVIMSEESQSADNLAATVISEDPHTVLVEFSSVVADTQEYIIETATEDMETSEATEIIEGTRHEVDSHIMKVVQQIVNQTNSGHQIIVQNVTVAENSEVSADAADTITIATPESLTEQVAMTLASAIGEGAVLTAEGSIQTEEGTVTMVASEDIEIMEHAGEFVIASQEGEVEVQTVII, from the exons ATGGAGGCCGCGATGGCAACGagcgcggggccggcggggctTACGGCAGCCGCGGCCGaggagcgcggcggggcggcggccgcgggttccagccccgccgcgccgcccgccggccccgccgccttCCTCAGCCTGCCGGCGCCCTTCAGCGAGGAAG ATGAGGACGATGTGCACAAGTGTGGCCGCTGCCAGTCGGAGTTCACCTCCTTGGAAGAGTTCGTGCAACACAAATTACAAAAGGTCTGCCAGCGTGTGCCAGAAGCTCTTGCTGCTGCATCAGCAGGTCTCCTCACCCAAGAAGTACAAAAG GTTGTTCCATCTGTTGAGGAGTCGATAACTGTTGCTCATATAGTTGTTGAGGCGTCTTCAATAGCAGAGGAAATTGGCAACGCATCTGCTCTAGTGG GCAGTGGGCACATCAAAGAAGTCATAGTTGCAGGAGACCACGTGTTTGAAAACCCAAATGGTCACATCGATGGGGAGGTTGCTGAAGAGCAAGGCAGCCCCGATGATCAGGAGCAGGATATTTCCACGGAGCTGATTAAGGTTAAGCTGCTGGTTAACAAGGAAGGGCGATACGTGTGCGAGTTATGCCAGAAGACATTTAAAACT GCCAGCATCCTCAAAGCTCACATGATCACTCACAGCAGTAGAAAGGACTATGAATGTAAACTCTGTGGAACGTCCTTCAGGACAAAGGGGTCTCTGATTCGACACCATCGGCGTCACACTG ATGAAAGACCTTACAAATGCAAGAAATGTGGGAAAAGCTTCCGGGAATCCGGAGCTTTGACTCGGCACCTGAAGTCTCTGACCCCTTGCACCGAAAAAATTCGCTTCAATGTGAACAAAGAAATAGTGGTCAATAAGGATGGTCTGGCAACAG GATCTGGTGGTTCAAACACAGATGCCGTTTCGCCAATAGCAGGTGAATCCATTGAGGCCTCACCCGTCATTCATCTGGTGACAGATGCAAAAGGCAACGTCCTTCACGAAGTCCATGTCCAAATGCAGGAACTTCCTGTTGTAGATGCGAAATCCCTGGACCAAGAT CAGTCGCATCCCGAGGAGCTGCCATGTGAGGGGGAGGTGAACAGTGAGAACCTGCTGAGGCAGGCCATGAGGAATTCAGGTATTGTGATAGAGAGAGTTGCTCTGGAGGAGATGCAGAAGCCTGAGGAGCCTGCTGTAGCTGCTGTAGCTGCTACAGAAGAACTAGAAAACGCAGCGGTGGAAGCAGAAGAGGAGCCGTGTGGGGAGCAGTGTGTTGAAGTGGAACAAGTGGAGTCT aCAGATGCAGAAAGAACAAATGGGTACAAAAGTTTCATTTGTCCTCACTGTAATGAAGCCTTTGGTGAAGCTGCTTCCCTTGAAACTCACGTCAAAGGTCATTTAG attACAAGCCTTTTAAGTGTGAGGAGTGTGGCAAAGAGTTCACAAAGGGCTATTTACTAAAAAAGCATCAAGAAGTGCATGTGAATGAGCGGCGTTTCCGCTGCGGGGAGTGTGGGAAGCTCTACAAGACCATCGCCCACGTGAAGGGGCATCGAAGGGTGCATTCTGACGAGCGGCCCTATTCCTGCCCCAAGTGTGGCAAGCGGTACAAGACAAAG AATGCCCAGCAGGTTCATTTCCGCACACACTTGGAGGACAAGCCCTTTGTGTGTCAGTACTGCAGCCGGGGCTTTCGGGAGAAGGGCTCCCTGGTCCGCCACATCCGCCACCACACTGGAGAAAAGCCTTTCAAGTGCTACAAGTGCGGACGAGGGTTTGCAGAGCATGGCACTCTCAACAGGCACTTAAAAACCAAAG GTGGCTGCCTCCTTGCTTTGAAAGAGGTGGAAGAAGTGATAATGTCTGAGGAAAGCCAGTCAGCTGATAACTTAGCTGCCACAGTCATTTCTGAAGATCCTCACACTGTCTTGGTAGAGTTTTCTTCAGTGGTGGCAGATACTCAGGAATACATCATTGAG ACTGCTACTGAAGACATGGAGACCAGTGAAGCTACCGAAATAATAGAGGGAACGAGACATGAG GTCGACAGCCACATCATGAAGGTTGTGCAACAAATAGTTAATCAGACAAACTCTGGCCACCAGATCATTGTACAGAACGTCACAGTGGCAGAAAACTCGGAAGTGAGCGCGGATGCCGCAGACACCATCACCATCGCGACCCCCGAGAGCCTGACGGAGCAGGTGGCCATGACGCTGGCCTCTGCCATCGGGGAGGGAGCAGTGCTGACTGCCGAGGGCAGCATCCAGACAGAGGAGGGGACCGTCACCATGGTGGCATCTGAGGACATCGAGATCATGGAACACGCAGGAGAGTTTGTGATTGCCTCCCAGGAGGGGGAGGTGGAAGTCCAGACTGTGATCATCTAA
- the E4F1 gene encoding transcription factor E4F1 isoform X4: MEAAMATSAGPAGLTAAAAEERGGAAAAGSSPAAPPAGPAAFLSLPAPFSEEDEDDVHKCGRCQSEFTSLEEFVQHKLQKVCQRVPEALAAASAGLLTQEVQKQVVPSVEESITVAHIVVEASSIAEEIGNASALVGSGHIKEVIVAGDHVFENPNGHIDGEVAEEQGSPDDQEQDISTELIKVKLLVNKEGRYVCELCQKTFKTASILKAHMITHSSRKDYECKLCGTSFRTKGSLIRHHRRHTDERPYKCKKCGKSFRESGALTRHLKSLTPCTEKIRFNVNKEIVVNKDGLATAGESIEASPVIHLVTDAKGNVLHEVHVQMQELPVVDAKSLDQDQSHPEELPCEGEVNSENLLRQAMRNSGIVIERVALEEMQKPEEPAVAAVAATEELENAAVEAEEEPCGEQCVEVEQVESTDAERTNGYKSFICPHCNEAFGEAASLETHVKGHLDYKPFKCEECGKEFTKGYLLKKHQEVHVNERRFRCGECGKLYKTIAHVKGHRRVHSDERPYSCPKCGKRYKTKNAQQVHFRTHLEDKPFVCQYCSRGFREKGSLVRHIRHHTGEKPFKCYKCGRGFAEHGTLNRHLKTKGGCLLALKEVEEVIMSEESQSADNLAATVISEDPHTVLVEFSSVVADTQEYIIETATEDMETSEATEIIEGTRHEVDSHIMKVVQQIVNQTNSGHQIIVQNVTVAENSEVSADAADTITIATPESLTEQVAMTLASAIGEGAVLTAEGSIQTEEGTVTMVASEDIEIMEHAGEFVIASQEGEVEVQTVII, encoded by the exons ATGGAGGCCGCGATGGCAACGagcgcggggccggcggggctTACGGCAGCCGCGGCCGaggagcgcggcggggcggcggccgcgggttccagccccgccgcgccgcccgccggccccgccgccttCCTCAGCCTGCCGGCGCCCTTCAGCGAGGAAG ATGAGGACGATGTGCACAAGTGTGGCCGCTGCCAGTCGGAGTTCACCTCCTTGGAAGAGTTCGTGCAACACAAATTACAAAAGGTCTGCCAGCGTGTGCCAGAAGCTCTTGCTGCTGCATCAGCAGGTCTCCTCACCCAAGAAGTACAAAAG CAGGTTGTTCCATCTGTTGAGGAGTCGATAACTGTTGCTCATATAGTTGTTGAGGCGTCTTCAATAGCAGAGGAAATTGGCAACGCATCTGCTCTAGTGG GCAGTGGGCACATCAAAGAAGTCATAGTTGCAGGAGACCACGTGTTTGAAAACCCAAATGGTCACATCGATGGGGAGGTTGCTGAAGAGCAAGGCAGCCCCGATGATCAGGAGCAGGATATTTCCACGGAGCTGATTAAGGTTAAGCTGCTGGTTAACAAGGAAGGGCGATACGTGTGCGAGTTATGCCAGAAGACATTTAAAACT GCCAGCATCCTCAAAGCTCACATGATCACTCACAGCAGTAGAAAGGACTATGAATGTAAACTCTGTGGAACGTCCTTCAGGACAAAGGGGTCTCTGATTCGACACCATCGGCGTCACACTG ATGAAAGACCTTACAAATGCAAGAAATGTGGGAAAAGCTTCCGGGAATCCGGAGCTTTGACTCGGCACCTGAAGTCTCTGACCCCTTGCACCGAAAAAATTCGCTTCAATGTGAACAAAGAAATAGTGGTCAATAAGGATGGTCTGGCAACAG CAGGTGAATCCATTGAGGCCTCACCCGTCATTCATCTGGTGACAGATGCAAAAGGCAACGTCCTTCACGAAGTCCATGTCCAAATGCAGGAACTTCCTGTTGTAGATGCGAAATCCCTGGACCAAGAT CAGTCGCATCCCGAGGAGCTGCCATGTGAGGGGGAGGTGAACAGTGAGAACCTGCTGAGGCAGGCCATGAGGAATTCAGGTATTGTGATAGAGAGAGTTGCTCTGGAGGAGATGCAGAAGCCTGAGGAGCCTGCTGTAGCTGCTGTAGCTGCTACAGAAGAACTAGAAAACGCAGCGGTGGAAGCAGAAGAGGAGCCGTGTGGGGAGCAGTGTGTTGAAGTGGAACAAGTGGAGTCT aCAGATGCAGAAAGAACAAATGGGTACAAAAGTTTCATTTGTCCTCACTGTAATGAAGCCTTTGGTGAAGCTGCTTCCCTTGAAACTCACGTCAAAGGTCATTTAG attACAAGCCTTTTAAGTGTGAGGAGTGTGGCAAAGAGTTCACAAAGGGCTATTTACTAAAAAAGCATCAAGAAGTGCATGTGAATGAGCGGCGTTTCCGCTGCGGGGAGTGTGGGAAGCTCTACAAGACCATCGCCCACGTGAAGGGGCATCGAAGGGTGCATTCTGACGAGCGGCCCTATTCCTGCCCCAAGTGTGGCAAGCGGTACAAGACAAAG AATGCCCAGCAGGTTCATTTCCGCACACACTTGGAGGACAAGCCCTTTGTGTGTCAGTACTGCAGCCGGGGCTTTCGGGAGAAGGGCTCCCTGGTCCGCCACATCCGCCACCACACTGGAGAAAAGCCTTTCAAGTGCTACAAGTGCGGACGAGGGTTTGCAGAGCATGGCACTCTCAACAGGCACTTAAAAACCAAAG GTGGCTGCCTCCTTGCTTTGAAAGAGGTGGAAGAAGTGATAATGTCTGAGGAAAGCCAGTCAGCTGATAACTTAGCTGCCACAGTCATTTCTGAAGATCCTCACACTGTCTTGGTAGAGTTTTCTTCAGTGGTGGCAGATACTCAGGAATACATCATTGAG ACTGCTACTGAAGACATGGAGACCAGTGAAGCTACCGAAATAATAGAGGGAACGAGACATGAG GTCGACAGCCACATCATGAAGGTTGTGCAACAAATAGTTAATCAGACAAACTCTGGCCACCAGATCATTGTACAGAACGTCACAGTGGCAGAAAACTCGGAAGTGAGCGCGGATGCCGCAGACACCATCACCATCGCGACCCCCGAGAGCCTGACGGAGCAGGTGGCCATGACGCTGGCCTCTGCCATCGGGGAGGGAGCAGTGCTGACTGCCGAGGGCAGCATCCAGACAGAGGAGGGGACCGTCACCATGGTGGCATCTGAGGACATCGAGATCATGGAACACGCAGGAGAGTTTGTGATTGCCTCCCAGGAGGGGGAGGTGGAAGTCCAGACTGTGATCATCTAA
- the E4F1 gene encoding transcription factor E4F1 isoform X3, which produces MEAAMATSAGPAGLTAAAAEERGGAAAAGSSPAAPPAGPAAFLSLPAPFSEEDEDDVHKCGRCQSEFTSLEEFVQHKLQKVCQRVPEALAAASAGLLTQEVQKQVVPSVEESITVAHIVVEASSIAEEIGNASALVGSGHIKEVIVAGDHVFENPNGHIDGEVAEEQGSPDDQEQDISTELIKVKLLVNKEGRYVCELCQKTFKTASILKAHMITHSSRKDYECKLCGTSFRTKGSLIRHHRRHTDERPYKCKKCGKSFRESGALTRHLKSLTPCTEKIRFNVNKEIVVNKDGLATGSGGSNTDAVSPIAGESIEASPVIHLVTDAKGNVLHEVHVQMQELPVVDAKSLDQDSHPEELPCEGEVNSENLLRQAMRNSGIVIERVALEEMQKPEEPAVAAVAATEELENAAVEAEEEPCGEQCVEVEQVESTDAERTNGYKSFICPHCNEAFGEAASLETHVKGHLDYKPFKCEECGKEFTKGYLLKKHQEVHVNERRFRCGECGKLYKTIAHVKGHRRVHSDERPYSCPKCGKRYKTKNAQQVHFRTHLEDKPFVCQYCSRGFREKGSLVRHIRHHTGEKPFKCYKCGRGFAEHGTLNRHLKTKGGCLLALKEVEEVIMSEESQSADNLAATVISEDPHTVLVEFSSVVADTQEYIIETATEDMETSEATEIIEGTRHEVDSHIMKVVQQIVNQTNSGHQIIVQNVTVAENSEVSADAADTITIATPESLTEQVAMTLASAIGEGAVLTAEGSIQTEEGTVTMVASEDIEIMEHAGEFVIASQEGEVEVQTVII; this is translated from the exons ATGGAGGCCGCGATGGCAACGagcgcggggccggcggggctTACGGCAGCCGCGGCCGaggagcgcggcggggcggcggccgcgggttccagccccgccgcgccgcccgccggccccgccgccttCCTCAGCCTGCCGGCGCCCTTCAGCGAGGAAG ATGAGGACGATGTGCACAAGTGTGGCCGCTGCCAGTCGGAGTTCACCTCCTTGGAAGAGTTCGTGCAACACAAATTACAAAAGGTCTGCCAGCGTGTGCCAGAAGCTCTTGCTGCTGCATCAGCAGGTCTCCTCACCCAAGAAGTACAAAAG CAGGTTGTTCCATCTGTTGAGGAGTCGATAACTGTTGCTCATATAGTTGTTGAGGCGTCTTCAATAGCAGAGGAAATTGGCAACGCATCTGCTCTAGTGG GCAGTGGGCACATCAAAGAAGTCATAGTTGCAGGAGACCACGTGTTTGAAAACCCAAATGGTCACATCGATGGGGAGGTTGCTGAAGAGCAAGGCAGCCCCGATGATCAGGAGCAGGATATTTCCACGGAGCTGATTAAGGTTAAGCTGCTGGTTAACAAGGAAGGGCGATACGTGTGCGAGTTATGCCAGAAGACATTTAAAACT GCCAGCATCCTCAAAGCTCACATGATCACTCACAGCAGTAGAAAGGACTATGAATGTAAACTCTGTGGAACGTCCTTCAGGACAAAGGGGTCTCTGATTCGACACCATCGGCGTCACACTG ATGAAAGACCTTACAAATGCAAGAAATGTGGGAAAAGCTTCCGGGAATCCGGAGCTTTGACTCGGCACCTGAAGTCTCTGACCCCTTGCACCGAAAAAATTCGCTTCAATGTGAACAAAGAAATAGTGGTCAATAAGGATGGTCTGGCAACAG GATCTGGTGGTTCAAACACAGATGCCGTTTCGCCAATAGCAGGTGAATCCATTGAGGCCTCACCCGTCATTCATCTGGTGACAGATGCAAAAGGCAACGTCCTTCACGAAGTCCATGTCCAAATGCAGGAACTTCCTGTTGTAGATGCGAAATCCCTGGACCAAGAT TCGCATCCCGAGGAGCTGCCATGTGAGGGGGAGGTGAACAGTGAGAACCTGCTGAGGCAGGCCATGAGGAATTCAGGTATTGTGATAGAGAGAGTTGCTCTGGAGGAGATGCAGAAGCCTGAGGAGCCTGCTGTAGCTGCTGTAGCTGCTACAGAAGAACTAGAAAACGCAGCGGTGGAAGCAGAAGAGGAGCCGTGTGGGGAGCAGTGTGTTGAAGTGGAACAAGTGGAGTCT aCAGATGCAGAAAGAACAAATGGGTACAAAAGTTTCATTTGTCCTCACTGTAATGAAGCCTTTGGTGAAGCTGCTTCCCTTGAAACTCACGTCAAAGGTCATTTAG attACAAGCCTTTTAAGTGTGAGGAGTGTGGCAAAGAGTTCACAAAGGGCTATTTACTAAAAAAGCATCAAGAAGTGCATGTGAATGAGCGGCGTTTCCGCTGCGGGGAGTGTGGGAAGCTCTACAAGACCATCGCCCACGTGAAGGGGCATCGAAGGGTGCATTCTGACGAGCGGCCCTATTCCTGCCCCAAGTGTGGCAAGCGGTACAAGACAAAG AATGCCCAGCAGGTTCATTTCCGCACACACTTGGAGGACAAGCCCTTTGTGTGTCAGTACTGCAGCCGGGGCTTTCGGGAGAAGGGCTCCCTGGTCCGCCACATCCGCCACCACACTGGAGAAAAGCCTTTCAAGTGCTACAAGTGCGGACGAGGGTTTGCAGAGCATGGCACTCTCAACAGGCACTTAAAAACCAAAG GTGGCTGCCTCCTTGCTTTGAAAGAGGTGGAAGAAGTGATAATGTCTGAGGAAAGCCAGTCAGCTGATAACTTAGCTGCCACAGTCATTTCTGAAGATCCTCACACTGTCTTGGTAGAGTTTTCTTCAGTGGTGGCAGATACTCAGGAATACATCATTGAG ACTGCTACTGAAGACATGGAGACCAGTGAAGCTACCGAAATAATAGAGGGAACGAGACATGAG GTCGACAGCCACATCATGAAGGTTGTGCAACAAATAGTTAATCAGACAAACTCTGGCCACCAGATCATTGTACAGAACGTCACAGTGGCAGAAAACTCGGAAGTGAGCGCGGATGCCGCAGACACCATCACCATCGCGACCCCCGAGAGCCTGACGGAGCAGGTGGCCATGACGCTGGCCTCTGCCATCGGGGAGGGAGCAGTGCTGACTGCCGAGGGCAGCATCCAGACAGAGGAGGGGACCGTCACCATGGTGGCATCTGAGGACATCGAGATCATGGAACACGCAGGAGAGTTTGTGATTGCCTCCCAGGAGGGGGAGGTGGAAGTCCAGACTGTGATCATCTAA
- the PGP gene encoding LOW QUALITY PROTEIN: glycerol-3-phosphate phosphatase (The sequence of the model RefSeq protein was modified relative to this genomic sequence to represent the inferred CDS: inserted 2 bases in 1 codon) — MGTRADGGAANGGGRGAGARLRRGGDGGGGGRRSAAVXRRLEAEAARAVLGAVDTLLFDCDGVLWRGEAAVDGAAAALGRLAAAGKRLCYVTNNSSRTRAAYTDKLRRLGFPPAEPRHIFGSAYCAARYLRQALPPGAAAYVLGSPALAAELEAVGIPHAGPGPAALPGPAPTDWAQAPLDPAVRAVLVGFDEHFSYAKLCQALRYLLRGGPDCLLVGTNRDHRLPLEGGTAIPGTGCLVKAVETAAQREAFIVGKPNRYMFDCVVSEFDIDPARTIMVGDRLDTDILMGNTCGLTTLLTLTGVSTLDEVKGHQESSCPSRQSLVPDYYVDSIADLLPALGD; from the exons ATGGGGACGCGGGCGGACGGCGGCGCAGCCAATGGGGGCGGCCGGGGGGCGGGCGCGCGGCTGAGGCGCGGCGGCGATGGCGGCGGTGGCGGGCGGCGGTCCGCGGCGGT CCGGCGGCTGGAGGCCGAGGCGGCCCGCGCCGTGCTGGGCGCCGTCGACACGCTGCTCTTCGACTGTGATGGTGTGCTGTGGCGGGGCGAGGCGGCGGTGgacggcgcggcggcggcgttGGGACGACTGGCGGCGGCGGGCAAGCGCCTCTGCTACGTGACCAACAACAGCAGCCGGACGCGCGCGGCCTACACTGACAAGCTGCGGCGGCTGGGCTTCCCGCCCGCCGAGCCACGGCACATCTTCGGCTCGGCCTACTGCGCCGCCCGCTACCTCCGCCAGGCCCTgccgcccggcgccgccgcctaCGTGCTGGGCAGCCCTGCGCTCGCCGCCGAGCTTGAGGCCGTCGGCATCCCGCACgcggggcccggccccgccgccctgcccggccccgcgcccacCGACTGGGCCCAGGCGCCGCTCGACCCCGCCGTGCGCGCCGTCCTGGTCGGTTTCGACGAGCATTTCAGCTACGCCAAGCTGTGCCAGGCGCTGCGTTACCTCCTGCGCGGCGGCCCCGACTGCCTTCTCGTCGGCACCAACCGCGACCACCGCCTTCCGCTCGAGGGCGGCACCGCCATCCCCG GGACTGGCTGCCTGGTGAAAGCAGTGGAGACTGCAGCCCAGCGCGAGGCTTTCATCGTAGGAAAGCCCAACCGGTACATGTTTGATTGTGTGGTGAGCGAGTTTGACATCGATCCCGCCCGTACCATCATGGTGGGAGACCGGCTGGACACAGACATCCTCATGGGCAATACCTGCGGCCTCACCACCCTGCTGACACTCACTGGTGTCTCCACGCTGGACGAAGTGAAGGGCCACCAGGAGAGCAGCTGTCCCTCCAGGCAGAGCCTGGTTCCCGACTACTACGTTGATAGCATAGCCGACCTTCTCCCAGCACTGGGGGATTAA